A section of the Bradyrhizobium oligotrophicum S58 genome encodes:
- a CDS encoding ABC transporter permease, with protein sequence MIGYLLRRILAAIPVMGVVALFVFLLLRLTPGDPAAILAGDNATPEQLERIRSSLGLNEPLYIQFVTWINQLIHGDLGVSLISKVPVLQMIGQRVEPSISVAISTIILSILVAVPLGVIAAWKHDTWIDRFVMGLSVLGFSVPVFVIGYILIQMFAINLRWVPVQGFKSLSGGFGPFFERIILPTCTLSFIYVALIARMTRAAMLDVLGEDFVRTARAKGVSEVAVLLRHALRNAAVPVITVIGTGFALLISGVVVTESVFNLPGIGRLTVDAVLARDYPVIQGMILLTSFIYLAVNLLIDLAYTLLDPRIRY encoded by the coding sequence ATGATCGGTTATCTGCTTCGCCGCATTCTCGCGGCCATCCCCGTGATGGGCGTGGTGGCGCTGTTCGTCTTCCTGCTGCTGCGGCTGACGCCCGGCGATCCCGCCGCGATTCTCGCCGGCGACAATGCAACTCCCGAACAGCTCGAACGCATCCGCAGTTCGCTCGGGTTGAACGAGCCGCTCTACATTCAGTTCGTCACCTGGATCAATCAGCTCATTCACGGCGATCTCGGCGTTTCCTTGATCTCGAAGGTGCCGGTGCTGCAGATGATCGGCCAGCGCGTCGAGCCCTCGATCTCGGTCGCGATCTCGACCATCATCCTGTCGATCCTGGTCGCGGTCCCGCTCGGCGTCATCGCCGCATGGAAGCACGACACCTGGATCGATCGTTTCGTGATGGGCCTGTCGGTGCTCGGCTTCTCGGTGCCGGTGTTCGTGATCGGCTACATCCTGATCCAGATGTTCGCGATCAATCTGCGCTGGGTCCCCGTGCAAGGCTTCAAGAGCCTCTCGGGCGGCTTCGGCCCGTTCTTCGAACGCATCATCCTGCCGACCTGCACGCTGTCCTTCATCTATGTCGCGCTGATCGCGCGCATGACTCGCGCGGCCATGCTCGACGTGCTCGGCGAGGATTTCGTCCGAACGGCCCGCGCGAAGGGCGTCAGCGAGGTCGCGGTGCTGCTGCGTCATGCGCTGCGCAATGCCGCCGTTCCCGTCATCACCGTGATCGGCACCGGCTTTGCGCTCTTGATCTCGGGCGTCGTCGTCACCGAGAGCGTGTTCAACCTGCCCGGCATCGGGCGGCTCACGGTGGACGCGGTGCTGGCGCGCGACTATCCGGTGATCCAGGGCATGATCCTGCTGACCTCGTTCATCTACCTCGCGGTCAATCTGCTGATCGACCTCGCCTACACCCTGCTCGATCCACGCATCCGTTATTGA
- a CDS encoding FAD-dependent monooxygenase has product MASRTVFVAGAGIGGLTAALALATKGFRVVVLEKAERLEEVGAGLQLSPNASRILIDLGLGPRLTARAVVPEAVSIMSARTGGEIARLPLGAAASEAAGAPYWVIHRADLQAALAAEAMAHPDIELRLGCQFEDVAAHAKGLTVVHRRGNERRQDVTLALIGADGVWSAVRHHLFPQARAEFSGLIAWRGTLEARQLPREYTSARVQLWMGPDAHLVAYPISAGRQVNVVAVVPGTWNRPGWSTEGDPNELKAVFGPPRWPAAARLLLNAVDGWRKWALFAVPEGIEWTEGNVALLGDAAHAMLPFAAQGAGMAIEDAAVLAKTLSEARSDGPAAIEGALQRYAELRRPRVGQVQRTARDQGRVYHMTGPLALARDLSIKALGPQRLSARQSWIYDWRL; this is encoded by the coding sequence GTGGCATCTCGTACCGTCTTTGTCGCAGGGGCCGGGATCGGCGGCCTGACAGCCGCGCTGGCGCTCGCCACCAAGGGGTTCCGCGTCGTCGTGCTGGAAAAGGCCGAGCGGCTCGAGGAAGTCGGCGCCGGCCTGCAACTCTCGCCCAATGCCAGCCGCATCCTGATCGATCTCGGCCTGGGGCCGCGGCTGACCGCGCGCGCCGTGGTGCCGGAGGCCGTCAGCATCATGAGCGCACGGACCGGCGGCGAAATCGCCCGCCTGCCGCTCGGCGCCGCGGCGAGCGAGGCCGCGGGCGCGCCCTATTGGGTGATCCACCGTGCCGACCTGCAGGCGGCGCTGGCGGCCGAGGCGATGGCGCATCCGGACATCGAGCTGCGGCTCGGCTGCCAATTCGAGGACGTCGCGGCCCACGCCAAGGGGCTGACGGTGGTGCATCGCCGCGGCAATGAGCGCCGCCAGGACGTGACGCTGGCGCTGATCGGCGCCGACGGGGTGTGGTCGGCGGTGCGGCATCACCTGTTTCCGCAGGCGCGCGCCGAATTTTCCGGGCTGATCGCCTGGCGCGGCACGCTCGAGGCGCGGCAATTGCCCCGTGAATACACCAGCGCGCGGGTGCAGCTCTGGATGGGGCCGGACGCACATCTCGTCGCCTATCCGATTTCCGCCGGCCGTCAGGTCAACGTCGTCGCCGTGGTGCCCGGCACCTGGAACCGGCCCGGCTGGAGCACGGAAGGCGATCCGAACGAGCTGAAGGCTGTGTTCGGCCCGCCGCGCTGGCCGGCGGCGGCGCGCCTGCTGCTCAACGCGGTCGATGGCTGGCGCAAATGGGCTCTGTTCGCGGTCCCCGAAGGCATCGAATGGACCGAAGGCAACGTCGCGCTGCTGGGCGACGCTGCGCACGCCATGCTGCCGTTTGCCGCGCAGGGCGCGGGCATGGCCATCGAGGATGCGGCGGTGCTGGCCAAGACCCTGAGCGAGGCCCGTTCCGACGGGCCGGCGGCGATCGAGGGCGCCCTGCAGCGCTATGCCGAGCTGCGGCGTCCCCGCGTCGGCCAGGTGCAGCGTACGGCACGCGATCAGGGCCGCGTCTACCACATGACCGGGCCGCTGGCGCTGGCGCGGGATCTCAGCATCAAGGCGCTGGGACCGCAGCGGCTATCGGCGCGGCAGAGCTGGATCTACGACTGGCGGCTATAG
- a CDS encoding Crp/Fnr family transcriptional regulator, producing the protein MPRLNQQFMTVKAGHQIKCQSEARDDVLVLCSGWAFRYIQLSDGGRQILRFLLPGDIFSPAAIFSKGMSFSAKALTEVEVSRLDGEEVRTQCRADELVMMEVFRSLGDNGRASYELITVLGQRPAERRIAHLLLSLIRRIAAHGEIPDQRYPFPLKQQHIADAVGLTSVHVSRVLALFRERNILTLADRTLQVTDPAALERLAALN; encoded by the coding sequence ATGCCGCGGCTCAATCAGCAGTTCATGACGGTCAAGGCCGGTCACCAGATCAAATGCCAGAGCGAAGCACGCGACGATGTGCTCGTGCTCTGCAGCGGCTGGGCGTTTCGCTACATCCAGCTGTCGGATGGCGGCCGGCAGATCCTACGCTTCCTGCTGCCGGGCGACATCTTCTCGCCGGCGGCGATCTTCTCCAAGGGCATGAGCTTCTCGGCCAAGGCGCTGACCGAAGTCGAGGTCAGCCGGCTCGACGGGGAGGAGGTCCGCACGCAATGTCGCGCGGATGAGCTCGTCATGATGGAGGTGTTTCGCTCGCTCGGCGACAACGGGCGCGCCTCCTACGAACTCATCACCGTGCTCGGCCAGCGCCCCGCGGAGCGGCGCATTGCGCATCTGCTGCTCAGCCTGATACGGCGGATCGCCGCGCACGGCGAAATCCCGGACCAGCGCTATCCATTCCCGCTCAAGCAGCAGCACATCGCCGATGCGGTGGGCCTGACCTCGGTGCATGTCAGCCGCGTGCTGGCGCTGTTCCGCGAACGCAACATCCTGACCCTTGCCGACCGCACTCTGCAGGTGACCGATCCCGCTGCCCTCGAGCGGTTGGCGGCGTTGAACTGA
- a CDS encoding ArsR/SmtB family transcription factor, translating to MAYETALAVLADPTRRQVFERLRDGPRPVHAIAAGLPVSRPAVSQHLKLLKDAGLVEERSEGVRRIYSLRREGLAELRDWLDSFWDDALLAFKIEAERRHRQTKGTRNE from the coding sequence ATGGCTTACGAAACGGCATTGGCGGTGCTTGCGGACCCGACGCGGCGGCAGGTGTTCGAGCGCCTGCGGGACGGGCCGCGCCCGGTCCATGCGATTGCGGCCGGACTGCCTGTGTCGCGTCCTGCGGTATCGCAGCATCTGAAGCTGCTGAAGGACGCCGGGCTGGTCGAGGAGCGGAGCGAAGGTGTACGGCGCATCTACTCGTTGCGCCGCGAGGGATTGGCCGAGCTGCGCGACTGGCTCGACAGCTTCTGGGACGACGCGCTGCTCGCCTTCAAGATCGAGGCCGAGCGCAGGCATCGACAGACGAAAGGGACGAGGAATGAGTGA
- a CDS encoding alpha/beta fold hydrolase yields MPSFHNGAVDIAFIDEGEGDPIVLVHGFASTKNVNWVYPAWVSELRKDGRRVIALDNRGHGDSAKLYDPALYSIAEMASDVTALMDHLGIAAADVMGYSLGGRIAAHIALATPERLRSAIFGGIGMAMIEGGGPGENVASALEAPSIDEVTDPVGRTFRAFADQTRSDRLALAACMRGSRGLISREEAGRIAVPVLVAVGTTDEVSGSGPALGALIPGAKVLDIPNRDHMRAVGDKVYKAGVVDFLAQR; encoded by the coding sequence ATGCCGAGCTTCCACAACGGCGCCGTCGACATTGCCTTCATCGACGAGGGGGAGGGCGATCCGATCGTGCTCGTCCATGGCTTCGCTTCGACCAAGAACGTCAACTGGGTCTATCCGGCCTGGGTCTCGGAGCTGCGCAAGGATGGCCGTCGCGTCATCGCGCTCGACAATCGCGGCCATGGCGATTCCGCCAAGCTCTACGATCCCGCGCTGTATTCGATCGCGGAGATGGCGAGCGACGTCACCGCGCTGATGGATCATCTCGGCATCGCTGCGGCCGACGTCATGGGCTATTCGCTCGGCGGCCGGATCGCCGCCCACATCGCGCTCGCCACGCCGGAGCGGCTGCGCTCGGCGATCTTCGGCGGCATCGGCATGGCGATGATCGAGGGCGGCGGCCCCGGCGAGAACGTCGCCTCCGCGCTGGAGGCGCCGTCGATCGATGAGGTGACGGATCCGGTGGGACGGACGTTCCGCGCTTTCGCCGACCAGACCCGCTCGGACCGTCTCGCGCTCGCGGCCTGCATGCGCGGCTCGCGTGGCTTGATCTCGCGCGAGGAGGCCGGCCGCATCGCCGTGCCGGTGCTGGTGGCCGTCGGCACCACAGACGAAGTGTCGGGCTCGGGGCCAGCGCTCGGCGCGCTCATTCCAGGCGCGAAGGTGCTCGACATCCCCAACCGCGATCACATGCGCGCCGTCGGCGACAAGGTCTACAAGGCCGGCGTTGTGGATTTTCTCGCGCAGCGCTGA
- a CDS encoding methyl-accepting chemotaxis protein, producing MLGFRSRKTNEPQPSSAFDTAASDAFQEALAQCLGDWAEGKLNREIASLDAAALRARLRPDLIEAIHRLGTALTARASQDLDSIVDLCINSNEASISAARLIGASNNQSERCQSLASASVEMQASVHTIRSTSTEAAAEAAATRQAVDNSVTAVRRTLQTMNGIASSVRDTSAKIADLSAASAEIGSIVGTIDAIANQTNLLALNATIEAARAGEFGRGFAVVAAEVKNLSQQTTKATEDIKGRIERLQAEMGGIVEAMAGGAKAVEIGMTEMNDLAQTIDQAGSRTAVVSSKMDEISGILAEQSAATDEVAQGITIIADLATANANEVMSLADTMSRTDSKVGKMLGDIARLSLDNQVVRLAKADHVIWKKRLVDMSVGRLQLKADELTDHHNCRLGKWYYGEGGQRFAGNAAFRALERPHEAVHRHGKEAARLFSSGRIEEALSEIGKVEVASTDVLASLDQIKE from the coding sequence ATGCTGGGATTCCGCAGCCGCAAAACCAACGAACCGCAGCCCTCTTCCGCGTTCGACACTGCTGCCTCCGACGCATTTCAGGAGGCCCTGGCGCAGTGCCTTGGCGACTGGGCCGAGGGCAAGCTCAACCGCGAGATCGCCAGCCTCGACGCCGCGGCACTGCGCGCCCGGCTCAGGCCTGATCTGATCGAGGCCATCCATCGGCTCGGCACGGCGCTCACCGCACGGGCGTCTCAGGATCTCGATTCCATCGTCGATCTCTGCATCAACAGCAACGAGGCCTCGATCAGCGCGGCCCGCCTGATCGGCGCCTCCAACAATCAGTCCGAGCGCTGCCAGAGCCTCGCTTCGGCGTCGGTCGAGATGCAGGCCTCGGTGCACACCATCAGATCGACATCGACCGAAGCCGCCGCCGAGGCGGCCGCGACCCGCCAGGCCGTCGACAACAGCGTGACCGCCGTGCGCCGGACGCTGCAGACCATGAACGGCATCGCCAGCTCGGTGCGCGACACCTCGGCCAAGATCGCCGATCTCAGCGCGGCCTCCGCGGAGATCGGCTCGATCGTCGGTACCATCGATGCGATCGCCAACCAGACCAACCTGCTGGCGCTGAACGCCACCATCGAGGCCGCCCGCGCCGGCGAGTTCGGCCGGGGCTTTGCCGTCGTCGCGGCCGAGGTGAAAAACCTGTCGCAGCAGACCACCAAGGCGACCGAGGACATCAAGGGCCGCATCGAACGGCTGCAGGCCGAGATGGGCGGCATCGTCGAGGCCATGGCCGGCGGCGCCAAGGCGGTCGAGATCGGCATGACCGAGATGAACGATCTGGCGCAGACGATCGATCAGGCCGGCTCGCGGACCGCGGTGGTCAGCTCCAAGATGGACGAGATCTCCGGCATCCTCGCCGAGCAGAGCGCGGCGACCGACGAGGTGGCGCAGGGCATCACCATCATCGCCGATCTCGCGACCGCCAACGCGAACGAGGTGATGTCGCTCGCCGATACGATGAGCAGGACCGATTCGAAGGTCGGCAAGATGCTGGGCGACATCGCCAGGCTCTCGCTCGACAATCAGGTCGTCCGGCTTGCCAAGGCCGACCACGTGATCTGGAAGAAGCGGCTCGTCGACATGTCCGTCGGGCGGCTGCAGCTCAAGGCGGATGAGCTCACCGACCATCACAATTGCCGGCTCGGCAAATGGTATTATGGCGAAGGTGGCCAGCGCTTCGCCGGCAACGCGGCGTTCCGCGCCCTCGAACGGCCGCACGAGGCCGTGCATCGCCACGGCAAGGAAGCCGCCCGTCTGTTCAGCTCAGGACGCATCGAGGAAGCGCTCAGCGAAATCGGCAAGGTCGAGGTCGCCTCGACCGACGTCCTGGCTTCTCTCGACCAGATCAAGGAGTGA
- a CDS encoding ABC transporter substrate-binding protein, translated as MSHTSRRSSSALVSWFVASVMALSSAAVMSPALAAAKKTITAVMHSDLRVIDPVFTPAYITRDHGYMVYDTLLGTDANFQVQPQMAEWKVSDDKLTYTFTLRDGLKWHDGTDVTAEDCVASLQRWSRNDSMGQKLMDATASLEATDAKTITLKLKESYGLVLESIGKPSSYVPFMMPKRLAETPPNQQISEQIGSGPFKFVKAEFQPGVKAVYEKNTGYVPRKEPPSWTAGGKVVKVDRVEWISMPDAQTAVNALQSGDIDFMEFPPLDLEPVLSASPDLTMNVLNKFGYQTLGRMNFLFPPFDNVKIRRAAFLALNQKDVLDALVGNSKYYKVCGAVFGCGTPLETELGSETLVKGNGMEQAKKLLAEAGYDGTPVVILAPGDAITLKAQPVIAAQLLRAAGFKVDLQTTDWQTVVTRRASQKSPKEGGWNMFFTNSVIADSGNPIGSTFVGARGQKSPFGWPDDPKMEELRDAFAKAGKPEDQKRIAAEIQQEVYDQVIYVPLGQWFMPSAWRKSVTGMLEGQAVPVFWNVDKSE; from the coding sequence ATGTCACACACTTCGCGCCGGTCGTCATCCGCGCTCGTTTCATGGTTCGTCGCCTCGGTCATGGCTCTGTCGTCGGCGGCCGTGATGTCGCCGGCCCTGGCCGCCGCGAAGAAGACGATCACGGCGGTGATGCATTCGGATCTGCGCGTGATCGATCCCGTGTTCACGCCGGCCTATATCACGCGCGACCATGGCTACATGGTGTACGACACCTTGCTCGGGACCGACGCCAATTTTCAGGTCCAGCCGCAGATGGCGGAGTGGAAGGTCTCCGACGACAAGCTGACCTACACCTTCACCTTGCGCGACGGCTTGAAATGGCATGACGGCACTGATGTCACCGCCGAGGACTGCGTGGCCTCGCTGCAGCGCTGGAGCCGCAACGACAGCATGGGCCAGAAGCTGATGGATGCGACGGCCTCGCTCGAAGCGACCGACGCCAAGACAATCACGCTGAAGCTGAAGGAGTCCTATGGGCTGGTGCTGGAGTCGATCGGCAAGCCGTCGTCCTACGTGCCGTTCATGATGCCCAAGCGTCTCGCCGAGACGCCGCCGAACCAGCAGATATCAGAGCAGATCGGCTCGGGCCCGTTCAAGTTCGTCAAGGCTGAGTTCCAGCCGGGCGTGAAGGCGGTCTATGAGAAGAACACCGGCTACGTGCCGCGCAAGGAGCCGCCGAGCTGGACCGCCGGCGGCAAGGTCGTCAAGGTCGATCGCGTCGAGTGGATCTCGATGCCGGACGCCCAGACCGCGGTGAACGCGCTGCAGTCGGGCGACATCGACTTCATGGAGTTTCCGCCGCTCGACCTCGAGCCGGTGCTGTCAGCCAGTCCCGACCTGACGATGAACGTGCTGAACAAGTTCGGCTACCAGACGCTCGGCCGGATGAACTTCCTGTTTCCGCCGTTCGACAATGTGAAGATCCGCCGCGCGGCGTTCCTCGCCCTGAACCAGAAGGACGTGCTCGACGCGCTGGTCGGCAATTCCAAATACTACAAGGTCTGCGGCGCCGTGTTCGGTTGCGGCACGCCGCTCGAAACCGAGCTCGGCTCGGAGACGCTGGTCAAGGGCAACGGCATGGAGCAGGCCAAGAAGCTGCTGGCCGAAGCCGGCTATGACGGCACGCCTGTCGTGATCCTCGCGCCGGGCGACGCGATCACCTTGAAGGCGCAGCCGGTGATCGCCGCGCAGCTGCTGCGCGCCGCGGGCTTCAAGGTCGATCTGCAGACGACGGACTGGCAGACCGTGGTGACGCGGCGCGCCAGTCAGAAGTCGCCGAAGGAGGGCGGCTGGAACATGTTCTTCACCAATTCGGTGATCGCCGATTCCGGCAACCCGATCGGCAGCACCTTCGTCGGCGCGCGCGGTCAGAAGAGCCCGTTCGGCTGGCCTGACGATCCGAAGATGGAGGAGCTGCGCGACGCCTTCGCCAAGGCCGGCAAGCCAGAGGACCAGAAGCGCATCGCCGCCGAGATCCAGCAGGAGGTCTATGACCAGGTGATCTACGTGCCGCTCGGGCAGTGGTTCATGCCGAGCGCCTGGCGCAAATCGGTCACCGGCATGCTGGAAGGCCAGGCGGTGCCGGTGTTCTGGAACGTCGACAAGAGCGAGTAG
- a CDS encoding M20/M25/M40 family metallo-hydrolase, with product MNPADLPFDTEAMLQGLRGWVECESPTWDAAAVARMLDLAARDMAVMGATIERISGRQGFAGCVRARFPHPRQGEPGILIAGHMDTVHPVGTLAKLPWRRDGNKCFGPGICDMKGGNYLTLEAIRQLMKAAVTTPLPLTVLFTPDEEVGTPSTRDIIEAEAQRNTYVLVPEPGRADNGVVTGRYAIARFNLEATGRPSHAGARLGAGRSAIREMARQILAIDAMTTEDCTFSVGIVHGGQWVNCVATTATGEALSMAKRQADLDRGVERMLALSGTTDDVTFKVTRGVTRPVWEPDARTMALYDKARGIAEQLGLSLPHGSAGGGSDGNFTGALGIPTLDGLGVRGADMHTLNEYIEVDSLAERGRLMAGLLASLA from the coding sequence ATGAACCCAGCCGATCTGCCCTTTGATACTGAAGCCATGCTGCAGGGCCTGCGCGGCTGGGTCGAATGCGAAAGCCCGACCTGGGACGCTGCTGCCGTCGCGCGCATGCTGGACCTCGCCGCCCGCGACATGGCGGTCATGGGTGCGACGATCGAGCGCATCTCCGGACGGCAGGGCTTCGCCGGTTGCGTGCGCGCCCGCTTCCCGCACCCGAGACAGGGTGAGCCCGGCATCCTGATCGCCGGACACATGGATACCGTTCACCCCGTGGGGACGCTCGCCAAGCTGCCGTGGCGACGCGACGGCAACAAATGCTTCGGGCCCGGAATCTGCGACATGAAAGGCGGCAACTATCTCACGCTGGAGGCGATCCGGCAGCTGATGAAGGCCGCCGTGACGACGCCGCTGCCGCTCACCGTGCTGTTCACGCCGGACGAGGAGGTCGGCACGCCCTCGACCCGCGACATCATCGAAGCCGAGGCGCAGCGCAACACATACGTGCTGGTGCCCGAGCCGGGCCGCGCCGACAACGGCGTGGTGACCGGCCGCTATGCAATCGCACGCTTCAATCTCGAAGCCACCGGGCGCCCCAGCCATGCCGGCGCGCGGCTCGGCGCCGGCCGTTCCGCGATCCGGGAAATGGCACGGCAGATCCTCGCCATCGACGCCATGACGACGGAGGATTGCACCTTCTCGGTCGGCATCGTGCATGGCGGCCAGTGGGTCAACTGCGTCGCCACCACCGCCACCGGTGAAGCGCTCAGCATGGCCAAGCGGCAGGCCGATCTCGACCGCGGCGTCGAGCGCATGCTGGCGCTGTCAGGCACCACCGACGACGTGACGTTCAAGGTGACGCGCGGCGTGACGCGGCCGGTCTGGGAGCCGGATGCCCGGACGATGGCGCTGTATGACAAGGCGCGCGGCATCGCCGAACAGCTCGGCCTGTCGCTGCCCCACGGCTCGGCCGGCGGCGGCTCGGACGGCAACTTCACCGGCGCGCTCGGCATTCCCACCCTCGACGGCCTCGGCGTGCGCGGCGCCGACATGCACACGCTGAACGAATATATCGAGGTCGACAGCCTCGCCGAGCGCGGCCGCCTGATGGCCGGCCTGCTCGCGAGCCTCGCGTGA
- a CDS encoding zinc-finger domain-containing protein, which translates to MADNIVPHFHNDAGVPVIEIGSHEFMCVGANPPFDHPHVFLDLGNDNEIICPYCSTLYRYAPDLAAGEARPPECVLKDVA; encoded by the coding sequence ATGGCCGACAACATCGTCCCGCATTTCCACAACGATGCCGGCGTCCCCGTCATCGAGATCGGCTCGCATGAGTTCATGTGCGTGGGCGCCAATCCGCCGTTCGATCATCCGCACGTGTTCCTCGATCTCGGCAACGACAACGAAATCATCTGCCCGTACTGCTCGACGCTGTACCGCTACGCGCCTGACCTCGCCGCGGGCGAGGCGCGGCCGCCGGAATGCGTGCTGAAGGACGTCGCCTGA
- a CDS encoding ABC transporter substrate-binding protein: MFHIPRWKRLTLATSLAVSMLSLSTALTTQAIAAGKKTITAVMHSDLRVIDPGFTTAYITRDHGYMVYDTLLATDSSFKVQPQMADWKVSDDKLTYTFTLRDGLKWHDGTDVTAEDCVASLKRWGRNDGMGQKLMDFTASLDAADAKTIVLKLKEPYGLVLESIGKPSSLVPFMMPKRLAETPQGQQIPEQIGSGPFKFVKAEFQPGVKAVYEKNTDYVPRKEPASWTSGGKVVKVDRVEWITMPDAQTAVNALQSGDIDFMENLPYDMMSVLETNSDLKIDVLNKFGYQTLGRMNFLNPPFDNVKVRRAAFLALNQKDVLDALVGNEKYQKVCGAVFVCGTPLETDVGAETLIKGNGMAEAKKALAESGYDGTPIAIMAPGDVSTLKAQPVVAAQLLRSAGFKVDLQATDWQTVVTRRASQKPVKEGGWNMFFTNWVGADVANPVVNVSIGGRGTKGGWFGWAEDAEIEKLRDTYARSSSLDEQKKIATEIQKQNYEKVIYVPLGQYLLPSGWRKSLTGVLDGPATPVFWNIDKSE, from the coding sequence ATGTTCCACATCCCGCGCTGGAAACGCCTGACGCTCGCCACGAGCCTGGCCGTTTCCATGCTTTCGCTTTCGACGGCTTTGACCACGCAGGCCATCGCTGCTGGCAAGAAGACGATCACGGCGGTGATGCATTCGGATCTGCGCGTCATCGACCCCGGCTTCACCACGGCTTACATCACCCGTGACCACGGCTACATGGTCTACGACACGCTGCTGGCGACCGATTCGAGCTTCAAGGTCCAGCCGCAGATGGCCGACTGGAAGGTGTCGGACGACAAGCTGACCTACACGTTCACCCTGCGCGACGGCTTGAAATGGCATGACGGCACTGATGTGACGGCGGAGGATTGCGTCGCCTCGCTGAAGCGCTGGGGCCGCAATGACGGCATGGGCCAGAAGCTGATGGACTTCACGGCGAGCCTGGACGCGGCCGACGCCAAGACCATCGTGCTCAAGTTGAAGGAGCCCTACGGTCTCGTCCTGGAGTCGATCGGCAAGCCGTCCTCGCTGGTGCCGTTCATGATGCCGAAGCGGCTCGCCGAGACGCCGCAGGGCCAGCAGATTCCGGAACAGATCGGCTCGGGTCCGTTCAAATTCGTCAAGGCGGAATTCCAGCCGGGCGTGAAGGCGGTCTACGAGAAGAACACCGACTACGTGCCGCGCAAGGAGCCCGCGAGCTGGACCTCCGGCGGCAAGGTGGTGAAGGTCGACCGCGTCGAGTGGATCACGATGCCGGATGCGCAGACCGCGGTGAATGCGCTGCAGTCGGGCGACATCGACTTCATGGAGAACCTTCCCTACGACATGATGTCCGTGCTGGAGACGAACTCCGATCTCAAGATCGACGTCCTCAACAAGTTCGGCTACCAGACGCTCGGCCGCATGAACTTCCTCAATCCGCCGTTCGACAACGTGAAGGTGCGCCGCGCCGCCTTCCTGGCGCTGAACCAGAAGGACGTGCTCGACGCGTTGGTCGGCAACGAGAAGTATCAGAAGGTCTGCGGCGCGGTGTTCGTGTGCGGCACGCCGCTGGAAACCGATGTCGGCGCGGAGACGCTGATCAAGGGCAACGGCATGGCCGAGGCCAAGAAGGCGCTGGCGGAATCCGGCTATGACGGCACGCCGATCGCGATCATGGCGCCCGGCGATGTTAGCACGCTGAAGGCGCAGCCGGTCGTCGCCGCGCAGCTGTTGCGCTCGGCCGGCTTCAAGGTCGACCTGCAGGCCACCGACTGGCAGACCGTGGTGACGCGGCGCGCCAGCCAGAAGCCTGTCAAGGAAGGCGGCTGGAACATGTTCTTCACCAACTGGGTCGGCGCCGACGTCGCCAATCCCGTGGTCAACGTCTCGATCGGCGGCCGCGGCACCAAGGGCGGCTGGTTCGGCTGGGCCGAGGATGCCGAGATCGAGAAGCTGCGCGACACCTATGCGCGGTCGTCCTCGCTCGACGAGCAGAAGAAGATCGCGACCGAGATCCAGAAGCAGAACTACGAGAAGGTGATCTACGTGCCGCTCGGGCAGTACCTGCTTCCGAGCGGCTGGCGCAAATCGCTGACCGGGGTCCTGGACGGCCCGGCGACGCCGGTCTTCTGGAACATCGACAAGAGCGAGTAG
- a CDS encoding SRPBCC family protein, giving the protein MSEPVVIAPVRKQVHVQAPIDHAFAVFTSGLTRWWPHTHGVGGKPIAKVLLEPKLGGRWLEIAEDGSQTPVATIALWEPPHRFVMVWQINAQWKPDAAMRSEVDVRFFAEEAEKTRVELLHHKFETMGSEAGASMRRDVDGGWPGLLQRFVAEAERPSSSS; this is encoded by the coding sequence ATGAGTGAGCCCGTCGTGATTGCGCCGGTTCGGAAGCAGGTCCATGTCCAGGCGCCGATCGACCATGCCTTCGCCGTGTTCACCAGCGGCCTGACCCGCTGGTGGCCGCATACGCATGGGGTCGGCGGCAAGCCGATCGCAAAGGTGCTGCTGGAGCCCAAGCTCGGCGGGCGCTGGCTCGAGATTGCCGAGGATGGCAGTCAGACGCCGGTCGCAACCATCGCGCTGTGGGAGCCGCCGCATCGCTTCGTCATGGTGTGGCAGATCAATGCGCAGTGGAAGCCGGATGCAGCGATGCGTTCGGAGGTCGACGTGCGGTTCTTTGCGGAGGAAGCGGAGAAGACGCGCGTCGAGCTGCTGCATCACAAGTTTGAAACGATGGGCAGCGAGGCCGGCGCATCGATGCGCAGGGATGTCGACGGCGGCTGGCCCGGCCTGCTGCAGCGCTTCGTGGCAGAGGCGGAACGCCCCTCATCATCGTCGTGA